A genomic region of Geothrix edaphica contains the following coding sequences:
- a CDS encoding OmcA/MtrC family decaheme c-type cytochrome, with product MQHRPLKQLCGALAAAAVLLALVACDGKTGPAGANGTNGTNGTNGTNGTNGTNATPVVNVTKLTPEAWAALKPVGQITSVTMGAAPVVSFKLTDAGGTPIVGLGAATTKSTVPDRNGNLATLPGYPNLAFAIAKLVPEDATTKAPSKWVSYIVTSVPVIKASTGAAIPAGPTTPTTDNTGTLVDNGDGTYKYTFYRDITKTQAALDAATYTAPAAKADLGDVTYAPSLVHRIALQFSGAARGTGSNTPDGVTVTPSVNLENPINVIYDFVPATGAVLAAGADNRDVVSINNCNECHDKLAFHGGGRVEVRYCAVCHTDQRKFGYAEAATTATGYDPVAGQRKINGGAVGDLTAMAHRIHMGSELTKDGYNYANVKFEKLGYSMLDGGQRMCSKCHDGVAQAQNWNLKPSRLACGTCHDQVDFATGANHMPGTLVPQANDAACTICHDSATIKTYHLTANVTPHNPTVAAGLKNFTYEIKSAAVSGTTATVVFRIKADGTPVTFAAAAAGLTAPLAGFTGSPSFLMAYAQDQDGIVAPADYNNLGRANGQPLTVSIANLLDTNKALTSGTMSATADADGYYTATILNAFPATATLRSVALQGYFTQVSPAAARHAISVVKAVTGDTARRTVIDSAKCANCHEWFEGHGGNRVYQVQVCVTCHVPGLTTSGRGISDTALETYRAAGLFTAKDTANLAAWGITIPNPVVAGSNFALAFPQTTNNFKDMIHGIHAGADRTSPIRIVRDRTPGAIAIINGANVGFPGILSNCQSCHTPTGYNLPTTGKLLSSREIADNGAILTTADAKASLGTVSATDKMITPFTAACVTCHDSAPAKAHMVTNGGQILVNRSALNAAGESCATCHGAGSAFDPVVLHK from the coding sequence ATGCAACACCGACCTTTGAAACAACTCTGCGGCGCCCTCGCCGCAGCCGCCGTGCTCCTCGCGCTGGTCGCCTGTGACGGCAAGACCGGCCCCGCCGGCGCCAACGGCACCAACGGCACGAACGGCACCAACGGCACGAACGGGACCAACGGCACCAATGCCACCCCCGTCGTCAACGTCACCAAGCTGACGCCCGAAGCGTGGGCCGCCCTCAAGCCCGTGGGCCAGATCACCAGCGTCACCATGGGCGCCGCCCCGGTGGTGTCCTTCAAGCTGACCGACGCGGGCGGAACGCCCATCGTGGGCCTCGGCGCCGCCACCACGAAGAGCACCGTCCCGGATCGGAACGGCAACCTCGCCACACTGCCCGGCTATCCCAACCTGGCCTTCGCCATCGCGAAGCTGGTGCCCGAGGATGCCACCACCAAGGCCCCCAGCAAGTGGGTCAGCTACATCGTGACCTCCGTGCCAGTCATCAAGGCCTCCACCGGCGCCGCGATCCCGGCCGGCCCCACCACGCCCACCACCGACAACACCGGCACCCTGGTGGACAACGGCGATGGCACCTACAAGTACACCTTCTACCGTGACATCACCAAGACTCAGGCGGCCCTGGATGCGGCGACCTACACCGCTCCCGCCGCCAAGGCCGACCTGGGCGACGTGACCTACGCCCCCAGCCTGGTTCACCGCATCGCCCTGCAGTTCTCCGGCGCGGCGCGCGGTACCGGCAGCAATACCCCCGATGGCGTGACCGTGACGCCTTCCGTCAACCTGGAAAACCCCATCAACGTGATCTACGACTTCGTGCCGGCCACGGGCGCGGTCCTGGCCGCCGGCGCGGACAACCGCGACGTCGTGTCCATCAACAACTGCAACGAATGCCACGACAAGCTCGCCTTCCACGGCGGCGGCCGCGTCGAAGTGCGCTACTGCGCCGTCTGCCACACCGATCAGCGGAAGTTCGGCTATGCCGAAGCGGCCACCACGGCCACGGGCTATGACCCCGTCGCCGGCCAGCGCAAGATCAACGGCGGCGCCGTGGGCGACCTGACCGCCATGGCCCACCGGATCCACATGGGGTCGGAACTGACCAAGGACGGCTACAACTACGCCAACGTCAAGTTCGAGAAGCTCGGCTACTCGATGCTGGATGGTGGTCAGCGCATGTGCTCCAAGTGCCATGACGGCGTGGCCCAGGCCCAGAACTGGAACCTCAAGCCCAGCCGTCTTGCCTGCGGCACCTGCCACGACCAGGTGGACTTCGCCACCGGCGCGAACCACATGCCGGGCACCTTGGTCCCCCAGGCCAACGACGCGGCCTGCACCATCTGCCATGACTCGGCCACGATCAAGACCTACCACCTGACCGCCAACGTGACGCCTCACAACCCGACGGTCGCCGCCGGCCTGAAGAACTTCACCTATGAGATCAAGTCCGCCGCCGTCTCCGGTACCACCGCGACGGTCGTGTTCCGGATCAAGGCTGACGGCACCCCCGTCACCTTCGCCGCCGCCGCCGCGGGCCTGACGGCCCCCCTCGCGGGCTTCACCGGATCCCCCAGCTTCCTGATGGCCTATGCCCAGGACCAGGACGGCATCGTCGCCCCGGCCGACTACAACAACCTCGGCCGCGCCAATGGCCAGCCCCTGACGGTCTCCATCGCCAACCTGCTGGACACCAACAAGGCCCTGACCTCAGGCACGATGTCGGCCACCGCCGATGCGGATGGCTACTACACCGCGACCATCCTCAATGCCTTCCCCGCCACCGCCACGCTGCGCTCCGTCGCGCTCCAGGGCTACTTCACCCAGGTGAGCCCGGCTGCCGCCCGCCACGCGATCTCGGTGGTCAAGGCCGTCACGGGCGACACCGCCCGCCGCACTGTCATCGACTCCGCCAAGTGCGCGAACTGCCATGAGTGGTTCGAGGGTCACGGCGGCAACCGCGTCTACCAGGTCCAGGTCTGCGTCACCTGCCACGTTCCCGGCCTGACCACCAGCGGCCGTGGCATCTCGGACACCGCCCTCGAGACCTATCGCGCCGCGGGCCTGTTCACCGCCAAGGACACCGCCAACCTGGCCGCCTGGGGCATCACCATCCCCAACCCGGTCGTCGCCGGCTCGAACTTCGCGTTGGCCTTCCCCCAGACCACGAACAACTTCAAGGACATGATCCACGGCATCCACGCCGGCGCGGATCGCACCAGCCCGATCAGGATCGTCCGCGACCGGACCCCCGGCGCCATCGCCATCATCAACGGCGCCAACGTCGGCTTCCCCGGCATCCTGAGCAACTGCCAGAGCTGCCACACGCCCACGGGCTACAACCTGCCCACCACGGGCAAGCTCCTGTCGAGCCGCGAGATCGCCGACAACGGCGCCATCCTGACCACCGCGGATGCCAAGGCCTCCCTGGGCACCGTCAGCGCGACCGACAAGATGATCACGCCGTTCACGGCCGCCTGTGTCACCTGCCATGACAGCGCTCCCGCCAAGGCCCACATGGTCACCAACGGTGGCCAGATCCTGGTGAACCGCAGCGCCCTGAACGCGGCTGGGGAGTCCTGCGCCACCTGCCACGGCGCCGGGTCCGCGTTCGATCCTGTCGTGCTCCACAAGTAG
- a CDS encoding ComEA family DNA-binding protein, translating to MTIRSIRTSLATALLLLAAGLPLAAQAKPAVKGQAPSVSPRAKGKLKPVDINGATKNELGFMLGIPEELAARIVAGRPYGSKAHLLTRHIVSAEVYAKIKDRVIAKQQAPVR from the coding sequence ATGACGATCCGCTCCATCAGGACCTCCCTGGCCACCGCGTTGCTGCTGCTGGCCGCCGGGCTCCCGCTGGCCGCCCAGGCCAAGCCGGCCGTGAAGGGCCAGGCGCCGTCCGTCAGCCCCAGGGCCAAGGGAAAGCTGAAGCCCGTGGACATCAATGGCGCCACCAAGAACGAGCTGGGCTTCATGCTGGGCATCCCGGAGGAGCTGGCCGCCAGGATCGTGGCGGGCCGGCCCTACGGCTCCAAGGCCCACCTCCTCACGCGCCACATCGTCTCTGCCGAGGTCTACGCGAAGATCAAGGACAGGGTCATCGCCAAGCAGCAGGCCCCGGTCCGCTGA
- a CDS encoding RrF2 family transcriptional regulator: MLPLSQTTGYALRAMRCLQEPGGQPVLVESVADYTGIPRSYLSKLVHKLAKKGLVNARRGHHGGVVLAKPAAEITLEDLSEAIDGVAWRKRCLMGLAGCTEDTPCVLHDYWKDTLAEILVRLRSVTLADMSRHHDPGVERFRADHGLA; this comes from the coding sequence GTGTTACCCCTTTCCCAGACCACCGGATACGCCCTGCGCGCCATGCGCTGCCTCCAGGAGCCCGGGGGTCAGCCGGTCCTGGTGGAGTCCGTGGCGGACTATACCGGCATCCCGAGATCCTACCTGTCGAAGCTCGTCCACAAGCTGGCCAAGAAGGGCCTGGTCAATGCCCGGAGAGGGCATCACGGAGGTGTCGTCCTGGCCAAGCCGGCCGCGGAGATCACGCTGGAGGACCTCTCGGAAGCCATCGACGGCGTGGCCTGGCGCAAGCGCTGCCTGATGGGCCTGGCAGGCTGCACGGAGGACACGCCCTGTGTCCTCCATGACTACTGGAAGGACACCTTGGCCGAGATTCTGGTGCGCCTGCGGTCCGTCACCCTGGCGGACATGTCCCGCCACCATGACCCCGGGGTGGAACGCTTCCGCGCCGACCACGGCCTCGCCTGA